A part of Halogeometricum sp. S3BR5-2 genomic DNA contains:
- the hisE gene encoding phosphoribosyl-ATP diphosphatase, with protein sequence MDADTPDDEVLDELFSTVESRKAELPEDSYTTTLFTHEKGENYVLEKIGEEATETILAAKDDDREELLAESADLVYHLLVLLSMKGASLDDLRAELRERF encoded by the coding sequence ATGGACGCCGACACGCCCGACGACGAGGTGCTGGACGAACTGTTCTCGACCGTCGAGTCGCGGAAGGCGGAGTTGCCCGAGGACTCCTACACGACGACGCTGTTCACCCACGAGAAGGGCGAGAACTACGTGTTGGAGAAGATCGGCGAGGAGGCGACCGAGACGATTCTGGCCGCCAAGGACGACGACCGCGAGGAGTTGCTGGCCGAGAGCGCCGATTTGGTGTATCACCTCCTCGTCCTCCTCTCGATGAAGGGCGCCTCGCTCGACGACCTGCGCGCGGAACTGCGCGAGCGGTTCTGA
- a CDS encoding MFS transporter — MSRLFGGDEPSTEFVAGSLIAGVFFGGVGAGVAFPTLPTLGPILGISPFLVGLILSTNRFTRLVMNTPAGQVLDTMGTRRPMIAGFLVQGLAPFGYVLGLDPGPLPLDSATVFLLSRACWGLGSAFVFVGAFSTITHVTTAENRGRWVGYMRGGQSLGFPAGLVVGGLVTDAFGYATAFVVAGCAGLFAALVAVSVLPDVHTDVGASSSLRDVPRLVAADARIFTVGAVNFTVRFLFAGVLLSTAVLYARANDITIGLLSETGVSGVVMAVGVVASSVTTLVVGRYSDRLSNRAALTLPALGVLAAGYALLALVPTLPSALAGVALIGVGVGGSNPPLLAYLGDLSPADDVGKLGGVYNVFGDTGSTLGPLVAVPMAEIVGFRVEYLACVALVVLVGMLAARTLYGEGATAPRSEL, encoded by the coding sequence GTGAGTCGGCTGTTCGGCGGCGACGAACCGTCCACGGAGTTCGTCGCCGGCAGCCTCATCGCCGGCGTGTTCTTCGGCGGCGTCGGCGCCGGCGTCGCCTTCCCGACGCTGCCGACGCTCGGACCCATCCTCGGAATCTCGCCGTTTCTGGTCGGTCTCATCCTCTCGACGAACCGGTTCACCCGACTGGTGATGAACACGCCCGCCGGGCAGGTGCTCGACACGATGGGGACGCGCCGGCCGATGATAGCCGGGTTCCTCGTCCAAGGGTTGGCGCCGTTCGGCTACGTCCTCGGACTCGACCCCGGTCCGCTCCCCCTCGACAGCGCCACGGTGTTCCTGCTGTCGCGCGCCTGCTGGGGTCTCGGGTCGGCGTTCGTGTTCGTCGGCGCGTTCAGCACCATCACGCACGTCACGACGGCCGAAAACAGAGGAAGATGGGTCGGCTACATGCGCGGCGGACAGAGCCTCGGCTTCCCCGCCGGATTGGTCGTCGGCGGACTCGTCACCGACGCGTTCGGCTACGCGACGGCGTTCGTCGTCGCCGGTTGCGCGGGCCTGTTCGCCGCCCTCGTCGCCGTCTCCGTCCTGCCGGACGTTCACACCGACGTCGGCGCGTCGAGTTCGCTGCGCGACGTGCCGCGGTTGGTCGCCGCCGACGCGCGCATCTTCACCGTCGGCGCCGTCAACTTCACCGTCCGCTTCCTGTTCGCGGGCGTCCTGCTCTCGACGGCGGTGCTGTACGCGCGGGCGAACGACATCACCATCGGCCTGCTGTCGGAGACGGGCGTCAGCGGCGTCGTGATGGCCGTCGGCGTCGTCGCCTCCAGCGTCACGACGCTCGTCGTCGGGCGCTACTCCGACCGCCTGTCGAACCGCGCGGCGCTGACGCTGCCCGCTCTGGGCGTGCTCGCCGCCGGGTACGCACTGTTGGCCCTCGTGCCGACGCTCCCGTCGGCGCTGGCGGGCGTCGCCCTCATCGGCGTCGGCGTCGGCGGGTCGAACCCGCCGCTGCTCGCCTACCTCGGCGACCTCAGCCCCGCGGACGACGTGGGGAAACTCGGCGGCGTCTACAACGTGTTCGGCGACACGGGGTCGACGCTCGGTCCCCTCGTCGCCGTCCCGATGGCGGAAATCGTCGGCTTCCGCGTCGAGTACCTCGCCTGCGTCGCCCTCGTCGTCCTCGTCGGGATGCTCGCCGCGCGGACGCTGTACGGCGAGGGGGCGACGGCGCCGCGCTCGGAGCTGTGA
- the npdG gene encoding NADPH-dependent F420 reductase, which produces MRIALLGGTGDIGEGLALRWAYHTDHEVVVGSRDPEKARAKADEYETELESRGREVKVNGFTNEMAADRASVVVLAVPPYHVSDTVDAVADGLDGEDILVTPAAGIKREDDGFHYHPPNVGSVTQLVDDAAPDGVPVVGAFHNLAAGRLANLDAELDIDTLLVADDYDAKDIVWRLAEDIDGLRALDAGGISNAAEVESVTPLLINVAQNNEGMHDLGIQFR; this is translated from the coding sequence ATGCGAATCGCACTCCTCGGTGGGACCGGCGACATCGGCGAGGGACTCGCCCTGCGCTGGGCCTACCACACCGACCACGAGGTCGTCGTCGGGTCGCGCGACCCCGAGAAAGCGCGGGCGAAGGCCGACGAGTACGAGACCGAACTCGAGAGCCGCGGCCGTGAGGTGAAGGTCAACGGCTTCACCAACGAGATGGCGGCCGACCGCGCCAGCGTCGTCGTCCTCGCGGTGCCGCCGTACCACGTCTCCGATACGGTCGACGCCGTCGCCGACGGACTCGACGGCGAGGACATCCTCGTCACGCCCGCCGCCGGCATCAAGCGCGAGGACGACGGCTTCCACTACCACCCGCCGAACGTCGGCAGCGTCACGCAGTTGGTCGACGACGCCGCCCCCGACGGCGTCCCCGTCGTCGGCGCGTTCCACAACCTCGCGGCGGGCCGCCTCGCCAACCTCGACGCCGAGTTGGACATCGACACGCTGCTGGTCGCCGACGACTACGACGCCAAGGACATCGTGTGGCGACTCGCCGAGGACATCGACGGCCTCCGCGCCCTCGACGCCGGCGGCATCTCCAACGCCGCGGAGGTGGAGTCGGTGACGCCGCTTCTCATCAACGTCGCGCAGAACAACGAGGGGATGCACGACCTCGGGATTCAGTTCCGCTGA
- a CDS encoding DUF7534 family protein has product MRDTLQHLSRFLTVMLLVDFLGLGVWVILPASAGFRQYVLLGTLVVAPLIAFLVTYGPEFADA; this is encoded by the coding sequence GTGAGAGACACCCTGCAACACCTCTCGCGGTTCCTCACGGTGATGCTGCTCGTCGACTTCCTCGGCCTCGGCGTTTGGGTCATCCTGCCGGCGTCGGCGGGGTTCAGACAGTACGTTCTCCTGGGGACGCTCGTCGTCGCGCCGCTCATCGCCTTTCTCGTCACCTACGGCCCGGAGTTCGCGGACGCGTGA
- a CDS encoding TIGR01548 family HAD-type hydrolase: protein MHADAVVLDVDGVLVDVADSYRRAIVESVARLYDRTVDRSEVQLFKDAGGFNNDWELTYAAALYVLADDREPLDIAAFTDRIAERGGGLSAAEAVAEDHLSAADHDAVREAWDPERLRSVFQALYLGADLFRELEGGDPPFEAPGYIHDEPVLVTEETLDYLTSRHRVGVLTGRPAAEADIALSRAHLAVPEDHRFTMDDWEEGKPHPRALVTLAERLDADTVAFVGDTLDDVRTAVNAAEEDGSRTYRGIGVLTGGLTGEAGREKFESAGASAVLDSVNDLPELLSDDE from the coding sequence ATGCACGCAGACGCAGTCGTCCTCGACGTGGACGGCGTCCTTGTCGACGTGGCCGACTCCTACCGGCGCGCCATCGTGGAGTCCGTCGCGCGCCTGTACGACCGGACCGTCGACCGCTCGGAGGTTCAACTGTTCAAGGACGCCGGCGGCTTCAACAACGACTGGGAACTGACGTACGCCGCCGCGCTGTACGTCCTCGCGGACGACCGCGAACCGCTCGATATCGCCGCGTTCACCGACCGAATCGCCGAACGGGGCGGCGGCCTGTCGGCCGCCGAAGCCGTCGCCGAGGACCACCTCTCCGCCGCCGACCACGACGCGGTCCGCGAGGCGTGGGACCCCGAACGGCTCCGAAGCGTCTTCCAAGCGCTCTACCTCGGCGCGGACCTCTTCCGGGAGTTAGAGGGCGGCGACCCGCCGTTCGAGGCGCCGGGCTACATCCACGACGAACCCGTCTTGGTGACAGAAGAGACCCTGGACTACCTCACCTCGCGGCACCGCGTCGGCGTCCTCACCGGCCGCCCGGCCGCCGAGGCCGACATCGCCCTCTCGCGGGCGCACCTCGCCGTCCCCGAGGACCACCGGTTCACGATGGACGACTGGGAGGAGGGGAAACCCCACCCCCGCGCGCTCGTGACGCTCGCCGAGCGTCTGGACGCCGACACCGTCGCCTTCGTGGGCGACACGCTCGACGACGTGCGGACGGCGGTCAACGCCGCCGAGGAGGACGGGTCGCGGACCTATCGAGGAATCGGCGTCCTCACCGGCGGTCTGACGGGTGAGGCGGGCCGCGAGAAGTTCGAGTCCGCGGGCGCGTCGGCCGTCCTCGACTCGGTGAACGACCTGCCCGAACTCCTGTCGGACGACGAATAG
- a CDS encoding UPF0146 family protein, whose amino-acid sequence MESEITAALASRLGRYKALTEVGVGRRPAVALALRDAGRDVTVTDVRAVDLPSELRFVEDDVVAASERADPGDAYRSDAVYALNLPGELHRPVRDVAAAVGADFLFTTLGFDSPTVPCESESLAGGRETLYVVAASGTPSDRRGPAGRRSEGQR is encoded by the coding sequence GTGGAATCCGAAATTACGGCGGCTCTCGCTTCGCGTCTCGGACGTTACAAGGCGCTGACAGAGGTCGGCGTGGGTCGGCGCCCGGCGGTCGCCTTGGCGCTCCGAGACGCCGGACGGGACGTGACCGTCACGGACGTTCGCGCCGTCGACCTCCCCTCGGAACTCCGCTTCGTCGAGGACGACGTGGTGGCCGCGAGCGAACGCGCCGACCCCGGCGACGCGTATCGTTCCGACGCCGTCTACGCGCTGAACCTCCCCGGGGAACTCCACCGCCCGGTCCGCGACGTGGCCGCCGCCGTCGGCGCCGACTTCCTCTTCACGACGCTCGGCTTCGACTCCCCGACGGTCCCCTGCGAGTCCGAGTCGTTGGCCGGCGGGAGGGAGACGCTGTACGTCGTCGCGGCGTCCGGGACCCCGTCCGACCGCCGCGGCCCCGCGGGTCGCCGCTCCGAAGGACAACGCTAA
- a CDS encoding archaemetzincin family Zn-dependent metalloprotease: protein MLVDIVPIGDLPAQVKREASAALRGVYDCDVTVHNEQSIPEGAFDRGRNQYRAEQFIELASRVGSGEKNIGITAQDLYYRRRNYVFGLAYLNGNGSVISTYRLQTSSDGGITTKPQSEVFADRVRKEVVHEIGHTLGLEHCDNSKCVMSFSPTVREVDVKEENLCGTCSRLVH, encoded by the coding sequence ATGCTTGTCGACATCGTGCCCATCGGGGACCTTCCCGCGCAGGTCAAGCGCGAGGCATCTGCGGCCCTCCGCGGCGTCTACGACTGCGACGTCACGGTTCACAACGAGCAGTCGATTCCCGAGGGCGCGTTCGACCGCGGGCGCAACCAGTACCGTGCCGAGCAGTTCATCGAGCTCGCGAGTCGGGTCGGCAGCGGCGAGAAGAACATCGGTATCACCGCCCAGGACCTCTACTACCGCCGGCGGAACTACGTCTTCGGTCTCGCCTACCTCAACGGCAACGGCTCCGTCATCTCCACGTACCGCCTCCAGACCTCTTCGGACGGCGGAATCACGACCAAGCCCCAATCGGAAGTGTTCGCCGACCGCGTCCGCAAGGAAGTCGTCCACGAAATCGGCCACACGCTCGGTCTGGAGCACTGCGACAACTCGAAGTGCGTGATGTCGTTCTCCCCCACGGTCCGCGAAGTCGACGTCAAAGAGGAGAACCTCTGTGGCACCTGCAGTCGGCTGGTCCACTGA
- the rtcA gene encoding RNA 3'-terminal phosphate cyclase has protein sequence MLELDGGAGGGQQVRTALSLAAVEGRSIRVENVRAERPDPGLKAQHVAAIEAVAAATEATVEGVEEGGDAFTFEPTAPPGGEFAVDVGTAGSATLVCDALLPLAVALDEPLSVRIRGGTDVKWSPPADYLLHAKLPLLRGLGVDADVAVERRGFYPTGGGTLSLTLRPSTLSAVDLRERGPVEGLSARAVASDSLESASVAERMCETVDDRTAVPTETAAAYAETSSPGAVLTLVADCCDSRAGFGVLGERGVPSESVAERAVEAFREWRATGAAVDEHLGDQLLPWVALAGGAVRTPRVTDHVRTNAAVIRAFGYELEITETDRGAVASAPLER, from the coding sequence ATGCTCGAACTCGACGGCGGCGCCGGCGGCGGCCAGCAGGTCAGGACCGCCCTCTCCTTGGCCGCCGTCGAGGGGCGGTCGATACGCGTCGAGAACGTCCGCGCCGAGCGACCGGACCCCGGGCTGAAAGCCCAGCACGTCGCCGCTATCGAGGCCGTGGCGGCGGCGACGGAGGCGACCGTCGAGGGCGTCGAAGAGGGCGGCGACGCCTTCACCTTCGAACCGACCGCGCCGCCCGGCGGCGAGTTCGCCGTCGACGTGGGGACGGCCGGGAGCGCGACCCTCGTCTGCGACGCCCTCCTGCCCCTCGCCGTCGCCCTCGACGAACCGCTGTCGGTCCGGATTCGCGGCGGCACGGACGTGAAGTGGTCGCCGCCGGCGGACTACCTCCTGCACGCGAAACTGCCGCTTCTGCGCGGTCTCGGCGTCGACGCCGACGTCGCGGTCGAGCGCCGCGGCTTCTACCCGACGGGCGGCGGAACGCTCTCTTTGACGCTCCGACCGTCGACGCTCTCGGCGGTCGACCTCCGGGAGCGCGGCCCGGTGGAGGGGCTCTCGGCCCGCGCCGTCGCCTCCGACTCCCTCGAATCCGCGTCGGTGGCCGAGCGCATGTGCGAGACCGTCGACGACCGGACCGCGGTGCCGACGGAGACGGCCGCGGCGTACGCCGAGACGTCGTCGCCGGGGGCCGTCCTCACCCTCGTCGCCGACTGCTGTGACTCGCGGGCGGGGTTCGGCGTCCTCGGGGAGCGCGGCGTCCCGAGCGAATCGGTGGCCGAACGGGCCGTCGAGGCGTTCCGCGAGTGGCGGGCGACGGGCGCGGCGGTGGACGAGCACCTCGGCGACCAACTGCTCCCGTGGGTCGCCCTCGCCGGCGGCGCGGTGCGGACGCCGCGCGTCACCGACCACGTGCGGACGAACGCCGCGGTGATACGGGCGTTCGGCTACGAACTGGAGATAACGGAGACGGACCGGGGCGCGGTGGCGTCCGCGCCGCTGGAGCGGTAG
- a CDS encoding ribosome biogenesis/translation initiation ATPase RLI, with protein MADDSIAVVDLDRCQPDRCSYECANYCPPNRTGKECIVTRGEHYEEDEPYDGGPDQIRISEEVCLGETCGICVEKCPFDAIEIINLPTELQEDPVHRYGENAFALYGLPVPESGAVTGILGPNGIGKTTAVRALAGEMVPNLGNYDDEATWEAVLERYRGTELQNYIERVREEKVTIARKPQYVDQIPKQFDGVTSELLAATDERGKLDEYVERLGIAPVVDQPLDTLSGGELQRVALAATLARDRDFYFLDEITPYLDIGQRVTAARLIRELAEEEDKAVLAVEHDLAILDLLADTLHIAYGEPGAYGVVTDPKSVRNGINEYLKGYLSNENMRIRPDEIQFHEHAPRETTKSAPLVDYPDLSKSYGDGEFSLDVEGGTIYQSEVLGIVGPNGIGKSTLAQMFAGSLEPDEGELDFRLDIAYKPQYIDIDQPMRVDAFLSSITEDFGTSYWKTEVANPLQLGRIMERNLDDLSGGERQRVAIAACLSEDADLYVLDEPSAHLDVEQRVQATTAIRRYAENHDATVMVIDHDIYMIDLLADRLMVFDGEPSEHGHAGTPQEMRAGMNDFLSDLDITFRRDERTQRPRINKPGSQLDSKQKRSGEYYYSSE; from the coding sequence ATGGCGGACGACAGCATCGCGGTCGTCGACCTCGACCGGTGTCAGCCCGACCGCTGTAGCTACGAGTGCGCCAACTACTGCCCGCCGAACCGGACGGGCAAGGAGTGCATCGTCACGCGCGGGGAGCACTACGAGGAGGACGAACCGTACGACGGCGGCCCCGACCAGATACGCATCTCCGAGGAGGTCTGCCTCGGCGAGACCTGCGGCATCTGCGTCGAGAAATGTCCGTTCGACGCCATCGAGATTATCAACCTCCCGACAGAGTTGCAGGAGGACCCGGTCCACCGCTACGGCGAGAACGCCTTCGCCCTCTACGGTCTTCCCGTGCCCGAGTCGGGCGCGGTGACGGGCATCCTCGGCCCGAACGGTATCGGGAAGACGACGGCCGTCCGCGCCCTGGCGGGCGAGATGGTGCCGAACCTCGGCAACTACGACGACGAGGCGACGTGGGAGGCCGTCCTCGAACGGTATCGCGGAACGGAGCTTCAGAACTACATCGAACGCGTCCGCGAGGAGAAAGTCACCATCGCGCGCAAGCCGCAGTACGTCGACCAGATTCCCAAGCAGTTCGACGGCGTCACGAGCGAACTGCTGGCGGCGACCGACGAGCGAGGCAAACTCGACGAGTACGTCGAGCGACTCGGCATCGCCCCCGTCGTCGACCAACCGCTCGACACCCTTTCTGGAGGAGAGCTCCAGCGCGTCGCCCTCGCGGCGACGCTGGCCCGCGACCGGGACTTCTACTTCCTCGACGAGATAACGCCGTACCTCGACATCGGTCAGCGCGTCACCGCGGCGCGACTCATCCGCGAACTCGCCGAGGAGGAGGACAAGGCCGTCCTCGCCGTCGAACACGACCTCGCCATCTTGGACCTCCTCGCCGACACGCTCCACATCGCCTACGGCGAACCCGGCGCCTACGGCGTCGTCACGGACCCCAAGTCGGTCAGAAACGGCATCAACGAGTATCTCAAGGGGTACCTCTCGAACGAGAACATGCGCATCCGGCCCGACGAGATACAGTTCCACGAGCACGCGCCGCGCGAGACGACCAAGAGCGCCCCCCTCGTCGACTACCCGGACCTCTCGAAGTCCTACGGCGACGGGGAGTTCTCCCTCGACGTCGAGGGCGGCACCATCTACCAGTCGGAGGTGCTCGGCATCGTCGGCCCGAACGGCATCGGGAAGTCCACCTTAGCCCAGATGTTCGCGGGGTCGCTCGAACCCGACGAGGGCGAACTCGACTTCCGCCTCGACATCGCGTACAAACCGCAGTACATCGACATCGACCAGCCGATGCGCGTCGACGCGTTCCTCTCCTCTATCACCGAGGACTTCGGCACCTCCTACTGGAAGACCGAAGTCGCCAACCCGCTCCAACTCGGCCGCATCATGGAGCGCAACCTCGACGACCTCTCGGGCGGGGAGCGCCAGCGAGTCGCCATCGCGGCCTGCCTCTCGGAGGACGCCGACCTGTACGTGCTCGACGAACCGTCGGCCCACCTCGACGTCGAACAGCGAGTGCAGGCGACGACGGCCATCCGCCGCTACGCGGAGAACCACGACGCGACGGTGATGGTCATCGACCACGACATCTACATGATCGACCTCCTGGCGGACCGCCTGATGGTGTTCGACGGCGAACCCTCGGAGCACGGGCACGCCGGGACGCCCCAGGAGATGCGCGCCGGGATGAACGACTTCCTCTCGGACCTCGACATCACGTTCCGCCGCGACGAGCGCACCCAACGGCCCCGCATCAACAAGCCGGGCTCGCAACTCGACAGCAAGCAGAAGCGCTCGGGCGAGTACTACTACTCCTCGGAGTAA
- a CDS encoding MarR family transcriptional regulator, giving the protein MAEAEQEQESLDDLPPSAKLVFKVLEYNGPLTQKGIVQESMLSARTVRYALERLEGIGVVDEDVYFADARQNLYQLTDAAPKRPSEGDADEAEACCAE; this is encoded by the coding sequence ATGGCTGAGGCAGAACAAGAACAGGAGAGTCTCGACGACCTCCCTCCGAGTGCGAAGTTAGTTTTCAAAGTACTCGAATACAACGGCCCGCTCACGCAGAAGGGAATCGTCCAGGAGTCGATGCTGTCGGCCCGGACGGTTCGCTACGCGCTCGAACGGCTGGAGGGAATCGGCGTCGTCGACGAGGACGTCTACTTCGCGGACGCACGGCAGAATCTCTACCAACTCACCGACGCGGCCCCGAAGCGGCCCTCGGAGGGCGACGCCGACGAGGCGGAAGCCTGCTGCGCGGAATAG
- a CDS encoding PINc/VapC family ATPase gives MKLVPDTSAVIDGRVSERVESGGDAETVCVPEAVVGELESQANSGYDTGWEGLSELQRLTELADKGSVTVEYVGRRTKPSEATGAHEGDIDALIRDIAEEREATLLTSDQVQAEVARAKGIDVEFVEARVRGSGGLVIEEFFDDETMSVHLKTGTKPKAKRGAIGEMHYQTISEEVSDEETMKAWADDIENSARASPDGFVELSEPGMQIVQFRDYRIALARPPFADGIEITAVRPIVKTELDEYEFADELRDRLSERQRGVLISGAPGAGKSTFAQAVAEFLNDSDYAVKTMEKPRDLQVGPEITQYTALDGQMAKTADSLLLVRPDYTIYDEVRKTDDFEVFSDMRLAGVGMVGVVHATRAIDALQRLVGRVELGMIPQVVDTVVYIEDGRVDTVYDVRTEVKVPEGLTAEDLARPVIQVTDFETDTPAYEIYTFNRQVVTVPLGDEAEGRDETGVSRLARQEIEREIRSIARGHVEVELQGQEKATVYVDEDDISYVIGKGGGRISDIEDRLGIDIDVRTHEDNPAQSSASGGSGDEDGDVVTPEVTSRHVVVRMDDHVGETVEVRADGDYLFTATVGRGGDIQVSRGSAIADELEQAIDRKQKITVHPA, from the coding sequence ATGAAGCTAGTGCCGGACACGAGCGCGGTCATCGACGGTCGCGTGTCCGAGCGAGTCGAGTCGGGCGGCGACGCGGAGACGGTGTGCGTGCCCGAAGCCGTCGTCGGCGAACTCGAATCGCAGGCGAACAGCGGTTACGACACGGGCTGGGAGGGTCTCTCCGAACTCCAGCGACTCACCGAACTCGCCGACAAGGGGTCGGTGACCGTCGAGTACGTCGGCCGGCGGACGAAGCCCAGCGAGGCCACCGGCGCCCACGAGGGCGACATCGACGCCCTCATCCGCGACATCGCCGAGGAGCGCGAGGCGACGCTCCTGACGAGCGACCAGGTGCAGGCCGAAGTCGCCCGCGCGAAGGGCATCGACGTGGAGTTCGTCGAGGCGCGCGTCCGCGGGTCCGGCGGCCTCGTCATCGAGGAGTTCTTCGACGACGAGACGATGTCCGTCCACCTCAAGACCGGCACGAAACCGAAGGCCAAGCGCGGCGCCATCGGCGAGATGCACTACCAGACTATCAGCGAGGAGGTGTCCGACGAGGAGACGATGAAGGCGTGGGCCGACGACATCGAGAACTCCGCCCGCGCGAGTCCGGACGGCTTCGTCGAACTCTCCGAACCGGGGATGCAAATCGTGCAGTTCCGCGACTACCGCATCGCCCTCGCCCGCCCGCCGTTCGCCGACGGCATCGAGATAACCGCCGTCCGGCCCATCGTCAAGACGGAACTCGACGAGTACGAGTTCGCCGACGAACTCCGCGACCGACTCAGCGAACGCCAGCGCGGCGTCCTCATCTCGGGGGCGCCCGGCGCCGGCAAGTCCACGTTCGCGCAGGCCGTCGCGGAGTTCCTCAACGACAGCGACTACGCGGTGAAGACGATGGAGAAACCGCGCGACCTGCAGGTCGGCCCCGAGATAACGCAGTACACCGCCCTCGACGGGCAGATGGCGAAGACGGCCGACTCCCTCCTCCTCGTCCGCCCCGACTACACCATCTACGACGAGGTGCGCAAGACGGACGACTTCGAGGTGTTCTCCGACATGCGTCTGGCCGGCGTCGGCATGGTCGGCGTCGTCCACGCCACGCGCGCCATCGACGCCCTCCAGCGACTCGTCGGCCGCGTCGAACTCGGGATGATTCCGCAGGTCGTCGACACCGTCGTCTACATCGAGGACGGCCGCGTCGACACCGTCTACGACGTGCGGACGGAGGTGAAGGTGCCCGAGGGCCTCACCGCCGAGGACCTCGCCCGCCCCGTCATCCAGGTCACCGACTTCGAGACGGACACGCCCGCCTACGAGATTTACACGTTCAACCGGCAGGTCGTCACCGTCCCCCTCGGCGACGAGGCGGAGGGACGCGACGAGACGGGCGTGAGCCGACTCGCGCGACAGGAGATAGAGCGGGAGATTCGCTCCATCGCCCGCGGCCACGTCGAGGTGGAACTGCAGGGACAGGAGAAGGCGACCGTCTACGTCGACGAGGACGACATCTCCTACGTCATCGGGAAGGGCGGCGGGAGAATCTCCGACATCGAGGACCGACTCGGCATCGACATCGACGTGCGGACCCACGAGGACAACCCGGCGCAGTCGTCGGCGTCCGGCGGGTCCGGCGACGAGGACGGCGACGTCGTCACCCCCGAGGTGACCTCCCGGCACGTCGTCGTCCGGATGGACGACCACGTCGGCGAAACCGTCGAAGTGCGCGCCGACGGCGACTACCTCTTCACCGCGACGGTCGGCCGCGGCGGCGACATCCAGGTCTCACGGGGGAGCGCCATCGCCGACGAACTCGAACAGGCCATCGACCGGAAGCAGAAGATCACGGTCCACCCGGCGTAG
- a CDS encoding manganese catalase family protein, giving the protein MFYHENGLQYEVEVEDPNPQFAKMLQQAIGGAEGEMRVALQYMFQSFAVPSEMSEYKTLLMETAMEEMGHIEMLATAVAKNLEGASPEARESAREDAVIDEMMRSGQPRQALSAGLHAMPVDSNGVPFTGNYVVASGNLAADMYANVMAESTGRTLATRLYEFTDDPGMEDMLEYLIARDTMHQNQWHSVIDSFDEHLPVPASFPQEKENQDYNYTFMSTMREERADPEQPWTTGPSHDGKSEYSYTSEQPDGGPPNVEKVIDEMYNEVN; this is encoded by the coding sequence ATGTTCTACCACGAAAACGGCCTCCAGTACGAGGTCGAAGTCGAGGACCCGAACCCGCAGTTCGCGAAGATGCTCCAGCAAGCCATCGGCGGTGCGGAGGGCGAGATGCGCGTCGCCCTGCAGTACATGTTCCAGTCCTTCGCCGTCCCCAGTGAGATGAGCGAGTACAAGACGCTCCTCATGGAGACGGCGATGGAGGAGATGGGCCACATCGAGATGCTGGCGACGGCCGTCGCCAAGAACCTCGAAGGCGCTTCCCCCGAGGCCCGCGAGTCGGCCCGCGAGGACGCCGTCATCGACGAGATGATGCGCAGCGGCCAGCCCCGACAGGCGCTCTCGGCCGGCCTGCACGCGATGCCCGTCGACAGCAACGGCGTGCCGTTCACCGGCAACTACGTCGTCGCCAGCGGCAACCTCGCCGCCGACATGTACGCCAACGTGATGGCCGAGTCCACCGGCCGCACGCTGGCGACGCGGCTCTACGAGTTCACCGACGACCCCGGCATGGAGGACATGCTGGAGTACCTCATCGCCCGCGACACGATGCACCAGAACCAGTGGCACTCGGTCATCGACTCCTTCGACGAGCACCTCCCCGTCCCGGCGAGTTTCCCGCAGGAGAAGGAGAACCAGGACTACAACTACACGTTCATGTCCACGATGCGCGAGGAGCGCGCGGACCCCGAACAGCCGTGGACGACTGGCCCCTCGCACGACGGCAAATCGGAGTACTCGTACACCTCCGAGCAACCCGACGGCGGCCCGCCGAACGTCGAGAAGGTCATCGACGAGATGTACAACGAAGTGAACTGA